CTATGAGGGGTTTTCGGAAGATCCGGCCATCGTCGCCGCCTATGGTGAGCGCATAGTCTGGGGCTTGCAGGGACGGCCGGGCACAGATGAGTTCATGGGCGAGGGCCGCGTCATCTCCAGTGCCAAGCATTTCCTGGCCGATGGCGGTACTCTGGATGGTCGCGATCAAGGCGACGCCCAGATCAGTGAGGCCGAGCTGCGCGATATTCACGCAGCCGGTTACTACACCGCGATTCCGGCTGGTGTGCTGACTGTCATGGCTTCATTCTCAAGCTGGAATGACGCCCGCATGCACGGCAATGAAAGCCTGCTGGAAGACGTTCTGCGTGACCGGATGGGCTTTACTGGATTTGTGGTCGGCGACTGGAACGGCCACGGTCTGATCCCGGGCTGTGTGTCGACTGATTGTCCCGAAAGTTTCAATGCGGGCGTCGACATGTTCATGGCGCCCGACAGCTGGCGCGAGCTCTATCACAATACGCTGGCCCAGGTTCGGTCTGGCGAGATCTCCATGGAACGCCTCGACCAGGCTGTTCGCCGTATCCTGCGAGTCAAGATCGAAGCCGGCCTGTTTGAACAGGTCGCGCCCAGTGAACGCCCGCTGGCCAACAGCGACACAGTCCTGGCCGCGCCGGAACATCGCGCCATCGCCCGGCAGGCGGTTCGCGAGTCGCTCGTCCTCCTGAAAAACGTTGATCAGACACTGCCGCTCGATCCATCACTGACAATTCTCGTCGTTGGTGCCGGTGCCGATCATATCGGCAAGGCCGCCGGGGGATGGACCCTGTCCTGGCAGGGCGGCGAATTCCCGAATGAGGAATTTCCGGCCGGAGATAGCATTCTCGCGGGCATCCAGGCTGCTGTCGACACCGCTGGCGGGCAGGTCATCTACGACCCGGACGGGCAATCCGACATCGATGCCGACGTCGTGATCGCCGTCTATGGCGAAAACCCCTACGCCGAATTCCAGGGCGACCGGGACCATCTGGATTTTGTCTCGCCGGATTATGACACCAGCCTGCTCGAGCAATATCAGGCCAGGGACATCCCGGTTGTCAGCGTCTTCCTGTCAGGTCGCCCCCTGTGGACCAATCCGGAAATCAATGACTCCGATGCTTTCATCGCCGCCTGGCTGCCAGGCACGGAAGGCGGCGGCGTCGCCGATCTGATTTTCCGGACCGACGATGACTACGACTTCACCGGACGACTTTCCTTTTCCTGGCCGAGCCTCGCCAGCGGCGAGCCGCTCAATGTCGGTGACGCGGATTACGACCCACTCTTCACCTATGGCTACGGGCTGAGCTATGCGGACGCTGACCCGGGGACGCCACTGTCCGAGGAGTCGGGCCTGTCCACGGACGACCTTGCCGAAGGCGGCAGTTACTATGCCCGGGGTCAGGTAACAGACCCTTGGGCCCTGCAGATCGC
The window above is part of the Maricaulis maris MCS10 genome. Proteins encoded here:
- a CDS encoding glycoside hydrolase family 3 protein; translation: MTTKTQKLASVSMIATLISIGLAGCSDGTDTAATERPAASSSPAVYTPPADAMADPDAWPQIAPLPLDPEVEARIDSIMAMMTVEQKVGQTIQADSGSVTPEDVRNYRLGSVLSGGNSAPGPRAYADAQTWLDAADAYFNASIDPDGVEIAIPIIWGIDAVHGHANLRGAVVFPHNIGLGAMNNPDLIEDIYRVTARELSVSGHDWTFAPTLAVPRDDRWGRTYEGFSEDPAIVAAYGERIVWGLQGRPGTDEFMGEGRVISSAKHFLADGGTLDGRDQGDAQISEAELRDIHAAGYYTAIPAGVLTVMASFSSWNDARMHGNESLLEDVLRDRMGFTGFVVGDWNGHGLIPGCVSTDCPESFNAGVDMFMAPDSWRELYHNTLAQVRSGEISMERLDQAVRRILRVKIEAGLFEQVAPSERPLANSDTVLAAPEHRAIARQAVRESLVLLKNVDQTLPLDPSLTILVVGAGADHIGKAAGGWTLSWQGGEFPNEEFPAGDSILAGIQAAVDTAGGQVIYDPDGQSDIDADVVIAVYGENPYAEFQGDRDHLDFVSPDYDTSLLEQYQARDIPVVSVFLSGRPLWTNPEINDSDAFIAAWLPGTEGGGVADLIFRTDDDYDFTGRLSFSWPSLASGEPLNVGDADYDPLFTYGYGLSYADADPGTPLSEESGLSTDDLAEGGSYYARGQVTDPWALQIANGQDWEAIEDRMASSDRVTLGAMDRVAQEDSLRIIWSSAGNLVSIRGTDAIDLSRETNGSMELTFRARGVNSQPAQVEIGMACDTGPDCVHYVPVDIRQGPWSEYRISLSCFADAGVDMSRLDTPFLIRARDETGEIGIGDVTLGSDIDATRTCGNE